The Meriones unguiculatus strain TT.TT164.6M chromosome 1, Bangor_MerUng_6.1, whole genome shotgun sequence genome has a segment encoding these proteins:
- the LOC110547117 gene encoding basic salivary proline-rich protein 2: MERPGLGSPTSFRGPHLMKPPTGCCKSCVSPTTECRSGRGAVGQGWREAQLLGTARGPETLAPLGPAAARQGQRLPRPGASEGRNRAAKGPIRGCSRSRREPQGAPSQGRPRGGVEPPERRGEGAQKVASGDAASAGYLTPAGRDRRQRSDPSATGRRRGLVTRCKGGLTDVAGQPSTEPNPNPAPNPNPNPNHPNPNHTNHHDPNHNHPNHPNPNSNHPNKPNTNPNKPNPNPNANANPNHPKKPNPNANTNPNNPNPNPNNPNPNPNNPNPNPNNPNPNPNNPNPNHKPNHTPNPNP; encoded by the coding sequence ATGGAAAGACCCGGACTCGGGTCTCCCACCAGCTTCCGTGGACCACATCTGATGAAGCCACCGACCGGCTGTTGCAAGAGCTGCGTGAGCCCCACCACAGAGTGTCGGTCAGGACGGGGTGCAGTGGGACAGGGATGGCGGGAGGCCCAGCTCCTGGGGACGGCGAGAGGCCCTGAGACCCTGGCTCCACTCGGGCCCGCTGCTGCCCGCCAAGGCCAGCGTCTGCCACGGCCCGGGGCCTCAGAGGGGAGGAACAGGGCAGCAAAGGGGCCGATCAGGGGCTGCAGCCGCAGCCGCAGGGAGCCGCAGGGAGCCCCGTCCCAGGGCCGCCCGAGAGGAGGGGTGGAGCCGCCCGAGAGGAGGGGCGAAGGTGCCCAGAAAGTGGCTTCCGGCGACGCAGCCAGCGCGGGCTATTTGACGCCGGCGGGGCGGGATCGACGCCAAAGGTCAGATCCTTCTGCCACAGGAAGACGCCGAGGATTAGTAACTAGATGCAAAGGCGGACTCACTGACGTTGCCGGCCAACCCAGCACCGAACCCAACCCCAACCCAGcaccgaaccctaaccctaaccctaaccaccctaaccctaaccacactAATCACCATGACCCTAACCACAACCACCCTAACCACCCTAACCCGAACTCTAACCACCCTAacaaacctaacactaaccctaacaaacctaatcctaacccaaatgctaacgctaaccctaaccacccTAAAAAACCTAATCCTAatgctaacactaaccctaacaaccctaatcctaaccctaacaaccctaatcctaaccctaacaaccctaatcctaaccctaacaaccctaatcctaaccctaacaaccctaaccctaaccataaacctaaccatacccctaaccctaacccctaa